The Acetivibrio saccincola genome window below encodes:
- a CDS encoding CCDC90 family protein: MQKIHDEIQLDENTRKLIFDINKELESKDKELKSKDIEINALKIEIENLKSIILNRNKKIFGKSSEKFSGEQIISL; the protein is encoded by the coding sequence GTGCAAAAAATTCACGATGAAATCCAGCTTGATGAAAATACAAGAAAATTAATTTTTGATATAAATAAAGAATTAGAATCGAAAGACAAAGAATTAAAATCGAAAGATATAGAAATTAATGCATTAAAAATCGAAATAGAAAATTTAAAAAGTATAATTTTAAATAGAAATAAAAAGATTTTTGGAAAATCAAGCGAAAAATTTTCTGGTGAGCAAATTATCTCTCTTTAA
- the tnpC gene encoding IS66 family transposase translates to MDFIGTTSKEILKYIPAKLYVEEHINYSYACKSCQPEEEKTNIITSKAPNTLLSKSMASNEILSHVISLKYLYALPLYRQENYFKMLGLSLSRQTLSNWIVRAANEFELVYKIMKKELLKRNYIQADETTLKVLEKNGDESRTKHYMWLYKSGTNINPIILYEYQRTRSGTNPKNFLEKFSGYLQTDGYAGYN, encoded by the coding sequence ATGGATTTTATAGGAACTACTTCTAAAGAAATATTAAAATATATTCCAGCCAAACTATATGTAGAAGAACATATAAACTATAGTTATGCATGTAAATCTTGTCAACCAGAAGAGGAAAAAACAAATATAATTACTTCTAAAGCACCAAATACTTTACTTTCTAAGAGTATGGCCTCAAATGAAATATTAAGTCATGTAATAAGTCTTAAATATCTTTATGCGCTACCTCTATATAGACAGGAAAACTATTTTAAGATGCTTGGATTAAGCTTATCTAGACAAACATTATCAAATTGGATAGTTAGAGCTGCTAATGAATTTGAACTAGTTTATAAAATAATGAAAAAAGAGTTACTTAAAAGAAATTACATTCAAGCTGATGAAACTACTTTGAAAGTTTTAGAGAAAAATGGAGATGAATCAAGAACTAAGCACTATATGTGGTTATATAAAAGTGGAACTAATATAAATCCAATAATTTTGTATGAATATCAAAGGACACGATCAGGAACAAATCCTAAAAATTTTCTCGAGAAGTTTTCGGGATATCTTCAAACTGATGGATATGCCGGTTACAATTGA
- a CDS encoding vWA domain-containing protein yields the protein MVEQRLDYENIKHLDDGNNVAVPSITINGTGDINKTTEVYNALANPLIKEFESIIIGYPIEIETSSKFETAEIKFCLNPEFISKEDINNLRIFYYNKEINAIEILDTEINADELEIYSNVTHFSIYGVIDITKYAEEMQVHNEESKLERGVADIVFVIDTTGSMSGTINNVRTNINSFVDMLALKDVDVRLGIVEYKDIYEDGLDSTKVWKWHETVSDFRETMSNLKASGGGDSPETTVDALEAARRMDFRSYASKFIIVFTDATTKPGSRYEGIATFSDVTHKLIDDRICVSVVSRKTHMDHYEDLYMATTGIWADLYSNFYNVLSQLSDRIATGTMGDGVWIRLSNGTAVKLNKYPDKNDLITDTDGDGIPDSQELIEEVEIIIQMPTGPSYKFNAWTFGSNPAKADTDDDGILIQKMKIH from the coding sequence ATGGTAGAACAGCGTTTAGACTATGAAAATATTAAGCATCTGGACGATGGTAATAACGTTGCAGTACCTTCAATAACCATTAATGGGACAGGAGATATAAATAAAACTACTGAAGTCTATAATGCTTTAGCAAATCCACTAATCAAAGAATTTGAAAGCATAATAATAGGATACCCTATAGAGATAGAAACAAGTTCAAAATTTGAAACAGCAGAAATAAAGTTCTGTTTAAATCCTGAATTTATATCAAAAGAAGACATCAACAATCTCAGGATTTTTTACTATAACAAAGAAATTAATGCTATAGAAATATTAGATACAGAAATAAACGCTGATGAATTGGAAATATATTCAAACGTGACACATTTTAGTATTTATGGAGTTATAGATATAACAAAATATGCGGAAGAAATGCAAGTACATAATGAAGAGAGTAAGCTTGAACGTGGTGTTGCAGATATTGTTTTTGTAATTGATACAACAGGTTCAATGTCAGGTACAATTAACAACGTTAGAACAAATATTAACAGCTTTGTGGATATGCTTGCATTAAAAGACGTTGATGTGCGTTTAGGGATTGTTGAATATAAAGATATTTATGAGGATGGACTGGATTCAACCAAAGTATGGAAATGGCATGAGACTGTATCGGATTTTAGAGAAACGATGAGTAATTTAAAAGCTTCAGGAGGAGGAGATTCTCCTGAAACAACTGTAGATGCACTTGAAGCAGCAAGAAGAATGGATTTTAGAAGTTATGCATCTAAGTTTATTATTGTATTTACAGATGCTACAACAAAACCTGGTTCCCGTTATGAAGGTATAGCAACTTTTTCAGATGTTACACATAAACTTATTGATGACAGAATATGCGTTTCAGTGGTAAGTAGAAAAACTCATATGGATCATTACGAAGATTTATATATGGCTACAACAGGTATATGGGCAGATTTATACAGTAATTTTTACAATGTGCTTTCTCAATTATCAGATCGTATTGCAACAGGGACTATGGGAGATGGTGTCTGGATCCGTTTATCAAATGGAACTGCAGTTAAATTAAACAAATATCCTGATAAAAATGATCTTATTACTGATACAGATGGAGATGGAATTCCAGACAGCCAGGAACTCATTGAAGAAGTGGAAATTATTATACAAATGCCTACAGGTCCTTCATATAAATTTAATGCTTGGACTTTTGGATCAAATCCTGCAAAGGCAGATACGGATGATGATGGAATATTGATTCAGAAGATGAAAATCCATTAA
- a CDS encoding ABC transporter ATP-binding protein translates to MSEYILRTNNLYKKYVKNLALNNINLEIKKGDIYGFIGQNGAGKTTLLRIATGLTFPTKGTVELFGQSSKKGLVESIKRVGAVVENPALFPNMSAYENLELHRLQKGIPDKKCSERTLELVGLKNTGRKKVANFSLGMKQRLGIAIALLSDPEFLILDEPTNGLDPMGIVELRQLIKRLNKEREMTVLISSHILSELHQLATRYGIIHKGKLIEQITALQLNQKCRQYLRIKVDNPGKGATVLESELNATDFEIMPDGIIKLYSHLNDIKRVSLALTKNNLIIEHFSQTGDDLESYFTKLVGGVGND, encoded by the coding sequence ATGAGTGAATATATATTAAGAACTAATAACCTTTATAAAAAATATGTAAAAAACCTTGCCCTTAATAATATAAATCTTGAGATTAAAAAGGGTGATATTTATGGATTTATTGGACAAAATGGTGCTGGGAAAACAACACTACTAAGAATCGCTACAGGTCTTACATTTCCCACTAAAGGAACTGTAGAATTATTTGGACAAAGTAGCAAGAAAGGATTAGTAGAATCTATTAAAAGAGTAGGGGCAGTTGTTGAAAATCCTGCTTTATTTCCAAATATGTCAGCCTATGAAAATTTAGAATTACATCGCTTACAAAAGGGAATTCCAGATAAAAAATGTAGTGAGAGGACTTTAGAATTAGTAGGATTAAAAAACACAGGAAGAAAAAAGGTTGCAAACTTTTCATTAGGTATGAAGCAAAGATTGGGAATTGCCATTGCACTTTTAAGTGATCCTGAATTCCTTATCCTTGATGAACCTACAAATGGCTTAGATCCAATGGGAATAGTTGAACTTCGTCAACTTATAAAAAGGCTAAATAAAGAAAGGGAAATGACTGTTTTAATATCTAGTCATATATTAAGTGAACTACACCAACTTGCCACAAGATATGGTATTATTCATAAGGGAAAACTTATAGAACAGATTACAGCATTACAATTAAATCAAAAATGTAGGCAATATTTAAGAATTAAGGTTGATAATCCTGGTAAGGGAGCTACAGTATTGGAATCTGAACTTAATGCAACGGATTTTGAAATTATGCCAGATGGAATTATAAAATTATATAGTCATCTTAATGATATAAAAAGAGTATCCTTAGCATTGACTAAAAATAATCTTATTATAGAGCACTTTTCACAAACAGGTGATGACTTAGAAAGTTATTTTACAAAACTTGTGGGAGGTGTTGGTAATGATTAA
- a CDS encoding DUF1835 domain-containing protein, which yields MKKEYMQVFSIEGETMLEVLFSDSEKGLIKAAKKYNIKNMPGEVVGYIEKKTTKAESEKHFEEKAVGGNHQDIVNIGFLLDIGDISGEIDGNERQNVFRKVWGRFGFDNKEQEQFFQDQRKDMEKLLSAAKDGIPIRIWKSSAPYSACGFYYVCHLLRNIDCNISVVSLPEYYPISENETVEYSHWGEVDAGKFYQFLPFEKQLTNIEKRIISDRWHGLMEENAPLRAIINRCKKYNKVVNFCDTAH from the coding sequence ATGAAGAAAGAATATATGCAGGTATTTTCAATAGAAGGTGAAACTATGCTTGAAGTTTTATTTAGTGACAGTGAGAAAGGTTTAATTAAAGCAGCAAAAAAATATAACATAAAAAATATGCCTGGTGAAGTTGTTGGCTATATTGAAAAAAAAACAACCAAAGCTGAATCAGAGAAACATTTTGAAGAAAAAGCAGTTGGGGGAAACCACCAAGATATTGTCAATATAGGCTTTTTACTTGATATTGGAGATATTTCGGGTGAAATTGACGGAAATGAGCGTCAAAATGTTTTCCGAAAAGTGTGGGGAAGATTTGGTTTTGACAATAAGGAGCAAGAACAGTTTTTCCAGGATCAACGCAAGGATATGGAGAAGCTGTTGTCTGCTGCAAAGGATGGCATACCAATACGAATATGGAAAAGCAGCGCTCCTTATTCTGCCTGTGGATTTTACTATGTATGCCATTTATTAAGAAATATTGACTGCAATATAAGTGTTGTTTCTTTACCTGAATATTATCCAATATCTGAGAATGAAACAGTAGAGTACAGTCACTGGGGAGAAGTTGATGCAGGTAAGTTTTATCAATTTTTACCTTTTGAAAAACAATTAACTAATATAGAAAAGAGAATTATTAGTGACCGCTGGCACGGCTTAATGGAAGAGAATGCACCATTGCGAGCAATTATAAATAGATGCAAAAAATACAATAAAGTAGTTAATTTTTGTGATACGGCACATTAA
- a CDS encoding sensor histidine kinase, with protein sequence MRKVIYIIIILSLLLIFFLTQLLFVKKQIKSITEQLRNYNIGKTNKKIDIILLDKEIESIASEINNLIDLHIQSNAEKKFAERELRQAIANISHDLRTPLTSILGYIQLMEGDEVTEEERNQYLKIAKDRTKRLQILLNDFFELSIIESVDYSLKLESLNINNIVEETIMNLYNQFNEKQIIPSIEIPKEKISIMADESAIKRVIENLATNAIKYSYENVGISLERSKTTVILTISNDIKDLTERDIEFFFDRFYMADKTRSGNGTGLGLSISKSLMDKMNGKLSAELKDEYLHMKCSWPLIE encoded by the coding sequence GTGAGAAAAGTGATATATATAATAATTATTTTAAGTTTATTATTAATATTTTTTCTTACCCAATTATTATTTGTAAAAAAACAAATTAAAAGTATAACAGAACAATTAAGAAATTATAATATAGGAAAAACTAACAAGAAAATAGATATAATATTATTAGACAAGGAGATAGAAAGTATTGCTAGTGAAATTAATAATTTGATAGATCTACATATTCAATCAAATGCTGAGAAGAAATTTGCAGAAAGAGAACTAAGACAAGCCATAGCAAATATCTCCCATGATTTAAGAACACCCTTAACATCTATCTTAGGATATATTCAACTAATGGAAGGTGATGAAGTCACAGAGGAAGAAAGAAATCAATATTTAAAAATTGCTAAGGATAGAACAAAAAGATTACAGATATTATTAAATGATTTTTTTGAGCTTTCTATTATTGAATCTGTTGACTATAGCTTAAAATTAGAAAGTTTAAATATAAATAATATTGTTGAAGAAACTATTATGAACTTATATAATCAATTTAATGAAAAACAAATAATTCCAAGTATTGAAATACCAAAAGAAAAAATTAGTATTATGGCTGATGAGTCTGCTATAAAAAGGGTTATAGAGAACCTAGCTACTAATGCTATTAAATATTCCTATGAAAATGTAGGTATATCACTTGAAAGGTCTAAGACAACTGTAATTTTGACCATAAGTAATGATATAAAGGATCTAACAGAAAGGGATATTGAATTTTTTTTTGATAGATTTTACATGGCAGACAAAACACGCTCAGGTAATGGTACAGGCTTAGGCTTATCTATTTCAAAGAGTTTAATGGATAAAATGAATGGAAAGCTTTCTGCTGAATTGAAGGATGAATACTTACATATGAAATGCAGTTGGCCACTGATAGAATAA
- the tnpA gene encoding IS66 family insertion sequence element accessory protein TnpA, translating into MNQIETNEYWKDILEKFSKYEGTISGFCREYDVNIHRLYYQRKKLRKKNESIFHAINLNGRKNKIENSPDVKNNLNPSNEIRIEIGKAKKYISNSDELSLSNALKEIVRSC; encoded by the coding sequence TTGAATCAAATAGAGACAAATGAATATTGGAAGGATATTTTAGAAAAATTCTCAAAATATGAAGGAACAATATCTGGTTTTTGTAGAGAGTATGATGTAAATATCCATAGGTTATATTATCAAAGAAAAAAACTAAGGAAGAAAAACGAATCAATATTTCATGCTATTAATTTAAATGGTAGGAAAAATAAAATAGAGAACTCACCTGATGTAAAAAATAATCTTAACCCATCTAATGAAATAAGAATAGAAATTGGAAAGGCTAAAAAATATATATCTAATTCAGATGAGTTATCTTTATCAAATGCACTAAAGGAGATAGTAAGAAGTTGTTAA
- a CDS encoding ABC transporter permease encodes MINLIKAELFKLKRNNTFWVLMGIVTAFYALANYLVIIDWWQMNNTGFYNVGLKEYNAMDMVKLPLIFNLIISTLAGFFINVDYTTGTIKNQILSGNKRSHIYLAKLIVFSLGAVITAVMLPLITVVVETILLGRSEIYTGTTVIYLLRSFSLYTLIIIAYSSIIMFIASLTKESGKTIIIAIIMTIILFVIEKTLVLKYEVVRSIYENSIFYQIYQAFSPSITSNEIGKNILISLGTLIIMSYCGSRIFKKQEIK; translated from the coding sequence ATGATTAATCTAATTAAAGCTGAACTATTTAAGTTAAAAAGGAACAATACATTTTGGGTTTTGATGGGAATAGTAACAGCTTTTTATGCATTGGCTAATTATTTAGTTATAATAGACTGGTGGCAGATGAATAATACGGGTTTTTATAATGTAGGATTAAAAGAGTATAATGCTATGGATATGGTAAAATTACCACTGATTTTTAATTTAATTATAAGTACATTAGCTGGTTTTTTTATTAATGTAGATTATACTACAGGTACTATTAAAAATCAGATATTAAGTGGAAACAAAAGAAGTCATATTTATTTAGCGAAATTAATTGTTTTTTCTTTAGGTGCAGTAATTACTGCTGTAATGTTGCCATTAATTACAGTTGTAGTTGAAACTATTTTATTAGGCCGTAGTGAGATTTATACCGGCACAACAGTTATATATTTATTAAGATCCTTTAGTTTATACACTTTGATTATAATAGCTTATTCATCAATTATAATGTTTATAGCTTCTTTAACTAAGGAAAGTGGAAAGACCATAATTATTGCTATTATTATGACTATTATATTATTTGTAATTGAAAAAACATTAGTCTTAAAATATGAAGTAGTTAGAAGCATATATGAAAATTCTATATTCTATCAAATTTATCAAGCATTTAGTCCTTCTATTACATCTAATGAAATTGGAAAGAATATATTAATTTCTCTAGGAACATTAATTATAATGTCTTATTGTGGCAGTAGGATTTTTAAAAAACAAGAAATTAAATAA
- the tnpA gene encoding IS66 family insertion sequence element accessory protein TnpA, giving the protein MNTRKIAKEYRLSQWVQIINARSESGKSVKKFCEDAGISRYAYFYWQRKLHKKALSELTIAEESTKYIPDGWVKLNPEKPQYTNEGISIEVNGCHNNGPKIELKANC; this is encoded by the coding sequence ATGAATACACGAAAGATTGCAAAAGAATACCGGTTGAGTCAATGGGTACAAATAATAAATGCCAGAAGCGAGAGCGGTAAAAGTGTCAAGAAGTTCTGTGAAGATGCAGGAATAAGTAGGTACGCATATTTTTATTGGCAACGTAAATTACATAAGAAAGCCTTAAGTGAATTAACAATAGCAGAGGAATCCACAAAGTATATACCGGATGGATGGGTTAAACTGAACCCGGAAAAACCGCAATATACAAATGAAGGCATATCTATAGAAGTAAACGGTTGCCATAATAATGGTCCGAAAATTGAACTTAAGGCAAATTGTTGA
- a CDS encoding S-layer homology domain-containing protein, whose protein sequence is MNNKKKIIALIVVLATLVQVLAGGMVFAYNSVVSEKVEENNVQFKDISGHWAENSINYLANKGLAKGYIADDGYVIKPQEFITRAEFLTVLINSRPDIEFTNENVKSFIDVKEGEWYKEIVDKASSIGILSGYPDGSFKPNNPITRAEITALIMKFNNWSEKDIDYESKLFSDVKEGEWHFIPILVCRSKKIVNGYPDGTFAPQRFALRGEAFALLANYVKNYLHSASAELDDMAPIVENKDITIYNQSSTSVTLNWYKAFDDKTAKENLRYAVYLSRKDNISNIEGVLTNGTLIGEYEKDIESKEIKGLASGTTYYFNVVVKDDSDNKTAYNPIKVFFRESSSNIQTGADDSKVIITSPQMGSSRYYTYESHVDISGVFTNKEIDKISYSVFYEGKEDKDSSYPAITKGSYDKNTNTTNWSIKDFPAKYLCVTVEIYITDKSGKRHMGWIDIVQEGDDDNDGLSNYLEKLLGTDPNNPDTDGDGLTDWDEIYIYETDPLKYDTDGDEISDGDEVLYVYVRDMDSEGAISFTKKLKSELEPDIARALRVIYKDDNYVPPDLDLTNEDDRDYYMWYYEYIPRSYVILDPLNHDTDGDGLPDGFELYSSMTNPSAYDTYNDGISDADKDPDGDGLTNLQEYIYGTDPLCYDTDGDGISDGDEIEIGTNPLLRDSDNDGTDDLEEIMRGTDPNDPDNGGIIMVE, encoded by the coding sequence ATGAATAATAAGAAAAAAATAATAGCACTTATAGTTGTTCTTGCTACGCTAGTTCAGGTACTGGCAGGTGGTATGGTTTTTGCATATAATTCTGTAGTATCAGAGAAAGTTGAAGAGAATAATGTACAATTTAAAGACATTTCAGGTCACTGGGCGGAAAACTCTATAAACTATTTAGCAAACAAAGGATTAGCAAAAGGTTATATTGCCGATGATGGATATGTTATAAAACCACAAGAGTTCATAACAAGAGCTGAATTTTTGACAGTATTAATTAACTCAAGACCTGATATTGAATTTACAAATGAAAATGTAAAATCATTTATAGATGTAAAAGAAGGCGAATGGTATAAAGAAATAGTTGATAAAGCTTCAAGTATTGGTATTTTATCCGGATACCCTGATGGTTCATTTAAGCCAAATAATCCAATTACAAGAGCAGAAATAACCGCTTTAATTATGAAATTTAATAACTGGAGTGAAAAGGATATTGATTATGAATCAAAATTATTCTCTGATGTTAAAGAAGGTGAGTGGCATTTCATACCTATATTGGTTTGTAGATCAAAAAAAATAGTGAATGGATATCCGGATGGAACTTTTGCCCCTCAAAGATTTGCTTTAAGAGGAGAGGCATTTGCATTGCTTGCTAATTACGTTAAAAATTATTTACATTCTGCATCTGCGGAATTAGATGATATGGCTCCGATAGTTGAAAACAAAGATATAACAATATATAATCAAAGTTCAACAAGTGTAACTCTAAATTGGTATAAAGCTTTTGATGATAAAACAGCAAAGGAAAATTTAAGGTATGCAGTATATTTATCAAGAAAGGATAATATTTCAAATATTGAAGGTGTACTAACAAATGGAACATTAATCGGTGAATATGAAAAAGATATAGAATCAAAAGAGATAAAGGGATTAGCCTCAGGGACTACATATTACTTTAATGTTGTAGTTAAAGATGATAGTGATAATAAAACGGCATATAATCCAATAAAGGTTTTTTTTAGAGAAAGTTCATCAAATATACAGACAGGAGCAGATGATTCAAAGGTGATTATAACTTCACCGCAAATGGGTAGCTCACGGTATTATACCTATGAAAGCCATGTAGATATATCAGGTGTATTTACAAACAAAGAAATAGATAAAATATCTTATTCGGTGTTTTATGAGGGGAAAGAGGATAAGGATTCATCCTACCCCGCAATAACAAAAGGGTCATATGATAAGAACACCAATACTACAAACTGGTCAATCAAGGACTTTCCCGCAAAATATCTTTGTGTTACTGTAGAAATTTATATAACAGATAAGTCCGGAAAGCGGCACATGGGATGGATAGACATTGTTCAAGAAGGAGATGATGATAATGACGGTTTATCAAATTATCTTGAAAAACTTCTTGGAACAGACCCGAACAATCCTGATACAGATGGTGATGGCTTGACTGATTGGGATGAGATATACATTTATGAGACAGATCCCCTTAAATACGATACAGACGGTGATGAAATAAGCGATGGGGATGAAGTGTTATATGTATATGTTCGTGATATGGATTCCGAGGGCGCCATATCTTTTACAAAGAAATTAAAAAGCGAGTTGGAACCGGATATAGCTAGAGCTTTAAGAGTAATTTACAAAGATGATAATTATGTTCCGCCTGATCTTGATTTAACAAATGAAGATGATAGAGATTATTACATGTGGTATTATGAGTATATACCTAGGAGTTATGTAATATTAGATCCATTAAATCATGATACAGACGGTGATGGTTTGCCCGATGGGTTTGAGCTATATTCGTCTATGACGAACCCTTCCGCTTATGATACCTACAATGATGGTATAAGTGATGCCGACAAGGATCCGGATGGAGATGGATTAACAAATCTTCAAGAATACATATACGGAACAGATCCACTGTGTTATGATACCGATGGAGATGGCATATCAGATGGCGATGAGATTGAAATTGGTACAAATCCTCTGTTAAGAGATTCAGACAATGACGGAACTGATGATCTTGAAGAAATAATGAGAGGAACAGACCCAAATGATCCTGATAATGGTGGAATAATAATGGTGGAATAG
- the tnpB gene encoding IS66 family insertion sequence element accessory protein TnpB (TnpB, as the term is used for proteins encoded by IS66 family insertion elements, is considered an accessory protein, since TnpC, encoded by a neighboring gene, is a DDE family transposase.), with amino-acid sequence MVIIKMELKLDPYEKALFVFCNRQMNKLKVLHFDNGFWLYYYRLEENKFKWPMTKDEALKVDVDELKWLLKGYEVTTTSKFKSVKGRKYF; translated from the coding sequence ATGGTTATAATAAAGATGGAGCTTAAGCTAGATCCTTATGAAAAGGCACTATTTGTTTTTTGTAACAGACAGATGAACAAACTAAAAGTATTACACTTTGATAATGGATTTTGGTTGTATTACTACCGATTAGAAGAAAATAAATTTAAATGGCCAATGACAAAAGATGAGGCTCTTAAAGTAGACGTAGACGAGTTAAAGTGGTTATTAAAAGGATATGAAGTAACAACAACTTCAAAATTTAAATCCGTCAAAGGTAGAAAATATTTTTAA
- a CDS encoding sugar phosphate isomerase/epimerase family protein, which yields MNIALENLKRPEYLQFVFQNIQSGRLGFCYDSGHENCYSKGTDLLSMYGNKLMALHLHDNDGTGDQHRIPGEGTINWDIVVRKIKKTTYRGAVTLEVTNEFSEMYSDISAQEFLKAANEKIKMLFI from the coding sequence GTGAACATAGCGCTGGAAAACTTAAAAAGGCCTGAATACCTGCAATTCGTATTTCAAAATATTCAATCCGGCAGGCTTGGATTTTGTTATGATAGTGGGCATGAAAACTGTTACTCAAAAGGTACAGATTTATTAAGCATGTATGGCAATAAGCTTATGGCTTTACATTTGCATGATAACGATGGAACCGGTGATCAACACAGAATTCCGGGCGAGGGCACAATAAACTGGGACATAGTAGTAAGAAAGATAAAGAAAACAACATACCGCGGTGCTGTTACGCTTGAAGTAACTAACGAGTTTTCAGAAATGTATTCTGATATTTCAGCACAGGAGTTTTTAAAAGCGGCAAATGAAAAAATCAAAATGCTGTTTATATAA